In Phoenix dactylifera cultivar Barhee BC4 chromosome 1, palm_55x_up_171113_PBpolish2nd_filt_p, whole genome shotgun sequence, the genomic stretch TACTTCAGGTGTAatatgtaatgtccgggcccaatacagactgggcccaatactgtagggcccaGTAGGAAAGTATTGGGCCATGGTGAAGGGTTAGCAGGCCTTGTAGGCCTAGGAGGAGCAGACGGCCATCTTCCCCGAGGGCTGAAAGGATAGGACCACCAGATGGCCAATGGAGAGAACCCCACAGGCATGCACAACCAgagcccgccacctcctcctccttggcagCTGAGCCTTGAGCTGGCCTGAAGAGGGGGGGCAGCTGGTGGCTCCCGGAGCtctgaggaaggagaggatgccACCTCTCCTTGGGGTCAAATCCTAAGCCAAGCTTTTTATAGCCCTAAAGCCTGctaacccctgatcttggataTACCCTCCTAAGCCTCTAACCTTTTGTAATTCCTGTACCAGAGGGCTAGGCCCTGGAGCTGGAGGTAGAAGGCACCCCGCAgccctaggagaggaaggaggcacTGTGTACCGGTGACACCGCACTACTCCGACCGACCACAACAAGGTAAGAACCACTATAAATAGGACTTAGGTGAGAAAAGAGTGGGGAAACCCCCCTCTGTGGGGGTGTTCTCCTCTTAGTTCCATCTGTGAAGCAGGGGGGAGGAGACCGGCTCAGAGAAGAccggcacaaaaaaaaaaagagagaacccCGGGCCAGACCCACAGGCCGtgggccggcctgagaacggcccaagCCTGAGCCCAACaccacccgggccgagcccagccgGACTCGGCCTACGGGTGACAGGCCCCGGCTGTGGCTACCCTAGGGCagaggggcagccaagggccgcCGGGTCTGCCGTGCCGGCGACCGAAGCGGTctcaaggccgccagcctcagccccacctctccgccggccgagaggtggtggcgTGACTTCCacgagaagaaggaaaaaaatataaaatataaaatacttaccTCGGGCCACGGCCTTACCTagccgtggtcggagccggtgAAGACCCCCGGAGAAGGTCCAGCCTCGACCTCACCTCCCGACCttccccctcttctccggcattacttctgagaaggggagaaagggGACCGCCTCCCGCCGCCGCTGCCCCGAGGGAGGAGCCCCACTTCGGCCGGTGGATCGGAGGGCGGTCCATCTCTCCGGTTGCCGGCGAAGGAGGGGGATGAGCCGGAAGACGAAAGGGAGccggaggaagggggagatggAGAGACACGGGCGAAGAAGGGGGGGGCGAAGCCTCTGGAAGCTCccagaaaggagaaaaaaaaagggcggCCTTAACGGGTCTGCCaagcgggtcggatccgagtccgaatccgaaacccgttaggccCAAATAATTTAAATTAGCCGGGTTGAATCCAAGTGGACCCGAATTCTAAATTGGGCTAACCTTAATTTAGGTTAAGCATAGGTTCAGTTGGGTCCGCACccaattcaaattaaattaatttactGGGCTCGGGCTGGCCTTAGACCGAACCCAAAGCTGGACCGACTCTAATTAAGCTAAGTGCAGAGGACCTAATTGGTCCCTGCAGGCCAATTAAACTGGAATATAAGCCCAGttaaattgggctaagtctggacaggcccaaactgcaaattgggtcaaatccgaACCGGATTAAGCCCAGATAGACttgggtccgaacccaattaagctgggtTAGTTCCAACAGACCCAATTGAATATAGATCAGGCCCAATTTAAGCCCAATTATGTTGGTAGAAAGCCAAATTGGCTAGAAAAAGGATGGACCTAACCACAAACCCGACCCAACCCTTTCATTAAAGGCCCAATTAGGCCTTGTAAACCCAAAGGCTTCAAGTTGGGTGAATTGAACTGGGCTAAAATCCTTGGTTGGGATACAAACAAGTCCATAGTAAGATGAACGAAATTTATGTTAATTAGAGGATAATGTGGGTCTTGCAATGTGATTTAGGAATCAAAGACCCATCGTCCGGACCCAAGGAATTGGAATACTACTtattgtaagtaacctgttctaatcatgttatggatcatgtcatgtttcctaagcattttttttaaagtatatatgtttcatgcataatATGTTAcgatgcataagtaacttgcctgATCTCATAAGCTATGGccatgtatgcaacatgattatgctgatattttaatcatgcatgtaagtttgtaTAATCTTagctagccaagaggcactataatgggctcaaagatgctactgatccaatgcaactgagctggccttgctagtggccgagaatgacttagctggccttgctagtggccgagaatgactagctggccccgccagtggccgaatggacttcgcagtagcatccgagagaatggaccacggcatgccggggcacGGTTAGATATGCATATTTTGTGAAAATTTTTGTGACTTGCAATACTGCTTTGCTTAATTTGCTcacatattatgccatgataattgttagataaacatgcatgtcagcttctcaagcCCTGATAAACATGTTTAGCCGActagttgatccggtaggattatgcaggattacttactaagccgtgtagctcacgtctgtttatttttcattttctttcagatcctcaccagtgaccgccatcagatatatttttattttgttacagagcttcgttatttttggagaagcttatatacttttgtacatttgaacagcatagaagttctgtatttttggtatcaaacttcaaggttgtactgcaaatattttaatttatgaaagttttaatcctattggctacctgttacccttgtatgaggctgcgtgctactgtgggcgatagtcggcaatagcacggccgtgtcacggatccggatctgGGGCGTGACAtcttgtggtatcagagccttaggTTAAATAATAGAATAACCATAAAATATCTGAGGAAATGGGTAGTTAAGAATGTCACCGTCATGAAAAATGCTATAATATGCTAGTTTATCATAATCTCACTTTAAAAATTTTGACTGCTAGGCGATCATTTGAAAGACATGGACGACGACAGGAGACCACCCTCCCCGGAGCCCAGCGAGCAGTCAGTTCTCCCGGATACTCCACGGTCTGCAGCAGGTCAGGCAGGCCTAGCCGGAGTATATCAGCTCATGGCACAAGTGCTGCAACAGCAACAGATGATGCAGCTGGCCGCTATGCCTTCGGCAGACTCCTGCTACGAGAGGTTCCGCCGACTGAACCCCCCAACCTTTGAGGGTGGGCCTGACCCCATGGCGGCAGAAGCATGGATCCGGGAGATGGAGAAGATGTTCCGAGCCCTCCACTTTTCCGATGAGGTGACGGTCCGGCTGGCGATCTCTATGCTGAAAGGGAACGCCGAGTACTGGTGGACGGCCATGGAGACGGCTTATGCCATCGACGGACTCACCTGGAGGGACTTCAAGAGGCTGTCTTACAACCAATATTTTCCGGACTCAGTCCACCAGGCAAAGCAGAATGAATTCTTGGCGCTGACCCAGACCGACCAGATGTCTGTTCTGGAGTACGCCAATAAATTCAACGAGCTGGGACGATtttgcccccagttcatggaggaggagagaagtaAGGTAAACAGGTTCGAGCAGGCATTGAGGTACGGAATTTGGTCCCGAATATCCTCCCATCTATTCTCGAGCTACCGGGATGTACTGGACCGagccttgaaggttgaggcCGACCTGATGCGGtccaagagagagagggaggacatgAAGAGGACCCGATCGTCGGGAGCACAGAGTAGTGGGTCCggaggcagcaaggggtctgtgCCCAAGAAGAGACAGAGCAGAGGCTGCCCCACCTGTGGCAAAAACCACAATGGTACCTGCTTGAAGAAGACCGGGGGTTGTTTTTCTTGCAGGCAGACAGGACACATCGCCCGCGACTGCCCGAGTCGGAAGAAGGACGAGCCCAGACATACTGCACCGGAGGACCAGAGATCGAGGGGTAACCCTCGGGTTTTCGCACTGACTCGACAGGATGCCAGTGCTAGCGATCAggtggtgacaggtacacttCTGGTCAACTCAGCCCCTGCCCTCActctatttgattctggttctaCGCATTCTTTCGTGTCAGTTAGCTTTTCCAGACAATTACATAGCATACCTGAGAAATTAGTGGAACCATGGCATGTTGCTACACCCCTTCAGAAAACCGTAATTATTGACACTAAATATAGAGACTGCATAACTCAGATAGGGGAAAGAGAGTTAGAGACAAATCTTCTGCAGCTTGACATGCAAGATTTCGATATTATTTTGGGCATGGATTGGATGTCTCAGTACCATGCTCATATTGACTGTTATCATAAAAGGGTGGTATTTCAGATACCTGGAgagcaagaatttttctttcaggGCGACATACCCCTTCCGGGTGCTCCTACACTGCACTTTATTTCCGCTTTGAAAGCTGGAAAGGCTCTGAAAAAAGGGTGTATGGCCTATCTGGCCTGTGTAACGGATACTCAAAAAGAGATCAAACTGGAAGACATTCCAGTAGTTAGAGAATATCCGGATGTCTTTCCGGAGGAATTACCGGGATTACCCCCAGACCGAGAGATCGAATTCGCTATCGACCTCGCACCAGGAGAGGGGCCAGTCTCCAAGGCTCTTTATCGGATGGCCCCTACTGAGTTAAGGGAATTGAAGATACAACTACAAGAACTCCTGGACAAAAAGTTCATCCAGCCCAGTGCGTCGCCATGGGGAGCTCCTGTCctgtttgtgaaaaagaaagacgggagtatgcggctatgcatcgattaccgggaattgaacaagataaccataaagaacaaatatcccctaccccggatcgatgacctgtttgatcagctgcagggcgcccaagtcttctccaagatagatttgCGGTCAAGTTACCATCAGTTGAAGATTAAAGCTGATGATGTGCCAAAAACTGCATTTCGAACCAGGTATGGG encodes the following:
- the LOC113463390 gene encoding uncharacterized protein LOC113463390, with translation MDDDRRPPSPEPSEQSVLPDTPRSAAGQAGLAGVYQLMAQVLQQQQMMQLAAMPSADSCYERFRRLNPPTFEGGPDPMAAEAWIREMEKMFRALHFSDEVTVRLAISMLKGNAEYWWTAMETAYAIDGLTWRDFKRLSYNQYFPDSVHQAKQNEFLALTQTDQMSVLEYANKFNELGRFCPQFMEEERSKVNRFEQALRYGIWSRISSHLFSSYRDVLDRALKVEADLMRSKREREDMKRTRSSGAQSSGSGGSKGSVPKKRQSRGCPTCGKNHNGTCLKKTGGCFSCRQTGHIARDCPSRKKDEPRHTAPEDQRSRGNPRVFALTRQDASASDQVVTGTLLVNSAPALTLFDSGSTHSFVSVSFSRQLHSIPEKLVEPWHVATPLQKTVIIDTKYRDCITQIGERELETNLLQLDMQDFDIILGMDWMSQYHAHIDCYHKRVVFQIPGEQEFFFQGDIPLPGAPTLHFISALKAGKALKKGCMAYLACVTDTQKEIKLEDIPVVREYPDVFPEELPGLPPDREIEFAIDLAPGEGPVSKALYRMAPTELRELKIQLQELLDKKFIQPSASPWGAPVLYGHYEFLVMPFGLINAPAAFMDLMNRVFRQYLDQFVIVFFDDILTYSRSRKENEDHLRVVLQTLREKRLYAKLNKCEFWLDSVAFLGHVVSKEGVSVDPKKIEAMVDWPRPTNAKEIRSFLGLAGYYRRFVEGFSKIATPLTHLTKKRAKFIWDDKCERNFQELKQRLVSTPILTLPSLTGEFTIYSDASKNGLGCVLMQDGKVVAYASRQLKPYKQNYPTHDLELAVVVFALKLWRHYLYGEHCEVYTDHKSLKYIFTQKELNMRQRRWLELLKDYDLSIKYHPGKANVVADALSSKSVVGPAALLTTQPQIQKDLDKLRVEMVTRTARSLLATLSIQPTLIDRIKVAQQSDEHTC